AGTCAAAGGATGCGATATCACCTATTTAATTAACTCCAAATTAGCACGCTCAACAATTGTAGAATTCTTATATTTATCATAGGTTCTGagaacaaaaagtgtaatttgtTGATATGAATAatactttcaatctttttaatCACTAGTTCTTTAAGTTTTTATCAATGAACATCTTCAATAGGATACCACACCTAAATAACGTTTTCAATTAGCGTAGAGTATTACGCATCCACACTAAAACACACAACGTCCTCATTACGCCTGACAACATATCTGCTCACCCGAAATTCTCCCCGGTTAGGTGCAAACCACGCGGTTGCAGAGTTGCTCTAATACCATTTGTAATATCTCGGCCTTACGTAAATCGAAAGTGGCAACTCACGATAGCTCGTCACGATATATACTTAGTTCACGGATTAACATGAGTTATTTTCAGCGCATTTTAGCCTTACTTATACGCGTCTTAAATTTAGAggagaaaaaaagaaataaaaagatgGTAATCAATCGCACTCAAAAGTGTAAACATGTAAAAAATTGCGTGTATGGGAGGATGATTAATTAGAGTAGTTTAATGGATAATGGTTTTATGCCAAGTCGAAACATGGACTAGAAGCCCATTATTATCTCAAAATACCACAAAATCTCATCTCATCTCATTAAATAATCATATCGTCATAATCTCATGGGCTTACATCCTATAATATCTTATTATTAAATGTTTataaaaagaaaagataaaaaggaaaagaaataaaaaaagggAAAGTACAGATGTCAAGTCACACTGACGCAAGACGGTTCTCTGAGCAGAAAGACAGAACTTCCCTCCCACTTCTTctcctttttcatttttattttattttaattatttatttcctttttatCGTTTTTTTCTTCAGACTCATTTTCGCAACCTTTTTTCTTTGAAACGCCTTTTTTCTAACCCTAGGCGCGTCCTTCTCTCAGTCGTCGGTCGTACCAATTCCTTTACATATGTTTTGCACATAACCTTTAATCTATTTACACTCTACTCGATTATATTTTTTCCTATTTTATTTTAggatattttatttttttttatttttttatgctaATAAGATTTTTCATGAGTGATCATCTAGTTATATTGGTCCATTTATCATTCACTAATTACAGCTACAAATGATCGCCATTTTTTTCTTTATCTTTGTGTCAAAAACAAAGTTGAACagatgataaaaaaaaatgtaagaaatatacaaaattatataTAGATTATCATCTAAGTTTAAATAATCAGTAATTTTTTATAAGAATTTTTATCTTAAAACTTTTCTTACATGTCCTTTGTGTGATTATAGTAACTGGTGTTGCATGTGGGCCGATGTGGCCTATTATTATTGATGTACTTATTTTGATGGAAGGGGAAATTACTTTTTAGTTCACGTACTTGAAGATTATTTACACCAAAAACGTATTTAAAGACTATTTACATGTTCTATTTTAGAAAAGAAATTCATTTTTGAGACAAAGTACAATACATGGCTTTATTATTGGTTTTATAATTTGTACTCTTTTATTTATACGAGTTTATATAATCATTTTCCATCTCGATCATTTATTCATATTTTCTTTTGGAACAAAAATCAAGACTATGGAAGAAAATACGGGGAGAAATACTCTCTCATGAGACTTACTGAAATAAAGagaaaaacaatttgcacatgAAAACAATTAAGAGCTTACACGTATATTAAACAAACTGAGTAATAAAATATCTGAGAACAAGTAGATAACCCCGTCAAAGGGAGCTATAAACgactatatttatactaaaaatttaaaaaaaaagaaagaaaaaaacccATACAAAAAAACTTTATAGAGACGGTCTCTCACATGATAAAGAGAGTGAATTATTTAATTTCTATTTTTCATGTTCGTCTcgcactaatttagtgggagataggACCTAGTGTATTTGTATGAAAAATACAAAAGCACGGTATAAGGCACGGACGAGACGAAGAAGTGTAATAGCAGTGCTGGTTTTGTTTTGTATGAAGTTTtggaaaacagaaatgaaaatgACACTCGTTAATAAATGGAAGGTGGAGAGTGTGTCATCGTCATCATATGTTAAACAAGAAACAAACAAGTTTTAGGAAATTGCAAATGCAACGTGAGCCTCTCTTGTAGGCCACCTCTTTAATCCTTCACATGTTATCCAAATCACCATGTTTCCGGATTGATCGAAAATCAACCTAGTTTTTCATACAAATATTTTAAAATCAGTAGGTCTTTAGAGAAattatctcccactaaattagtgggtgacaaatatgaaaaatagaaattAAATAACTCACTCCCTTCACATGTTATTCATTTCTGATCTGACAAGTTTTTACTTTAGACGGACACTATTCGTGGTAGTAATAACTAAAATAACGTCTGTCGTCGTCGATAGTGTATCACAATTGAACAAGCGTAGTCAAACTCAGAGGACAAGTCTTGCGTATGTCTTTGTCAGGCATAAATGCGCAATGCAAACAATGTTAGGATGACAGATTGATTAAAATCAAATGTGTAATCTCTATTTGAAATAGTTACGATAATTATGGGACATAACCAATTTGTTCAGCAATTCATCAAGACATTAACGTTAAAGAATATCCTCGTGAAGGCTTTATGTTTTCGCCGCTATTATGGTACATAGTACTGTACCAGTATCTAACTTCAATTCAAATGTGGGGTTAATAATCTAGTTGAATCATCTTAATTACATTGAGACCACAATGCcaatataattaattatacaagGTACGAGGTTCGAACCTAAGACCTATCGTCCATAACCCGTAACATGTATACCAAAAATAGAATCAAATGCAACGGGCTTGAAAAACACAGTAAGGATCctctgtcccacttttgtgtcccATTGTGTGTGCCACTCCACCCACCTTTTGACACATCACttgttgcaaaataaaatattgcaacAATTATCTTAATTTCTTGATGTGTTAGAAGATGATTGGAGTGGTACATACATTGGGACaccaaatgggacagaggatccccACTCTGAAAAACATCGACATGGCTAAAATCTACAGACAATGAAGAGTATACTAAGGTGATTTCCAACATTGATGGACTTTCCGAAAAGAAACTAGTGATAAAACCTTCTGATTTTCTTCTACTCCTAAAAATCATTACGCGGAAACTTAGGAAGGTATATGAAAGAGTCTTACTCTAATTATTCGAAGGAACTGTCTCGGTTTCTAGGTCTCTTACACAACCACCAGGAAGTAGGAACTTGAATTTCTCAGAGTTCTCCAACATATAACCAGGAAGATGAACTCCTGAAGAAGAACGCGGAATTGATCCCATCTTCTTAATCAGTTCTCTGAAACTGTACTCTTCAGGAAGCATATCAAACAGGTCACTGCCCTTACAAATTATACCTTGTATTCTCTGGGGTTCTAAGAACTCTCTTCTTCTAACCCGGTCAGCGTGACTATAAGCCGTCATCTTGAATACAAAATCTTGAAGGTGTTTAAAGCAGAAGCTGCAATGCCAGCCGGAATCTGAAAGAATAACGTCAGATAGTCTGGAATGTCTATACCAGGTTGATGGGCCATAGATATGGGCCGATGCCCGCCAACTGCTGTAGTCAACGGGGAACTCAAATGAGTACATGTAGTGCTTTAGCTCAAGGTGCATCACACGAGGGAACCCGTCACACCACTGCAGCAGCTTAACAGTGTGAGGGCTTGGAATCTCGTCTGCATCCGACATTATCAGTAGATCGTCATTAGAGATGCCTGCCTGTCGGATTAAGCGATTCATTGCGAGCCGGTGACGCCTCTCGAGCTCAAAGGGATCCTCGTGGGACCCCGGAATTCTAACACGGCCAGGAAATAAGCCGTAGGAGATTTGACTTTCAGCAAAAGAGAACCGGGCACGGTTTGACGCAAAGTAGAGAGGTTTAGGGATGCCTGTGAAGGTAGTGTTTGATTCCATGATGACAAATTTGGTTACATAGGGTTGTAGCTCGTGCCACCGGATTTCAAGCAATTCCAGCTCATTACTGAAGATAATAGCATCAAACACTCGACGGGGTCGAGAACGGACTGACCATCCATGGAGGCCACACAGATGATTCATGGACACATTCTCGGCATAATAGTGAGGGAGGCGGGAAAATGGCGAAGGGGGGTTGTCCCATAGAGGGCGGAGAAAATAAGTAATTTTTCGATGGtgtgtgagaattgcaaacaagacACTTGGCACAAGAAGAATTAGTATGATGAATGCAAATTTAGATGGGGAAAGCCTCAGGAGGCGGAGAGATAGAAGGCGCATGATTAATCAGATGAATGCCGATGCATGGTGTAACTAACATGATCTCAGCTTCTATAGCTGGCCTTATGTATACATGAAAACCCAGAAAAAAGATTATTCAGCAACCAAGACCGAAGGATGGGTAAGGACTCCTACAAGAGCATTAGGATACTGTTATTCCCTTGTCCACATCCATGTTATGGTTGTGGCAAACTCCAGAGGAAAGTATTTTCCGATCAGACCACCCGATCTGCCACCAGATATGCCTGTAAAATATATCGACAAACAATTGTGTCACAGAGGGGTTTTCTATTGTGGACCTAGGAGGAAATAACAAAAATCTGCTCGACAGCCACTTCAGTTAAAAATCATTACAGGTCCTGGACAAACACAGTAGACATTAAGTTCTTAAATTTGAACATTGATTGAAAGGATCTATAGACTGGGAGACCTTTATCCTTCAATCTAAACAAAATCTTGTATGACAGTCTCACTTATAAGACCAATCCATGAAaattctaatttaacgagtatacATGAGAGTTTGGCTCGGTCGCACATATAATACTGTCCCATAAAAGGCTCAATGAACAAATTGTAACAAGAGTGTAAACCATTAACGATGCGTAC
This sequence is a window from Silene latifolia isolate original U9 population chromosome 8, ASM4854445v1, whole genome shotgun sequence. Protein-coding genes within it:
- the LOC141597433 gene encoding uncharacterized protein LOC141597433 — encoded protein: MRLLSLRLLRLSPSKFAFIILILLVPSVLFAILTHHRKITYFLRPLWDNPPSPFSRLPHYYAENVSMNHLCGLHGWSVRSRPRRVFDAIIFSNELELLEIRWHELQPYVTKFVIMESNTTFTGIPKPLYFASNRARFSFAESQISYGLFPGRVRIPGSHEDPFELERRHRLAMNRLIRQAGISNDDLLIMSDADEIPSPHTVKLLQWCDGFPRVMHLELKHYMYSFEFPVDYSSWRASAHIYGPSTWYRHSRLSDVILSDSGWHCSFCFKHLQDFVFKMTAYSHADRVRRREFLEPQRIQGIICKGSDLFDMLPEEYSFRELIKKMGSIPRSSSGVHLPGYMLENSEKFKFLLPGGCVRDLETETVPSNN